A single window of Jiangella alkaliphila DNA harbors:
- the uvrA gene encoding excinuclease ABC subunit UvrA has product MTERTAARASDRLVVRGAREHNLKDVSLDLPRDALIVFTGLSGSGKSSLAFDTIFAEGQRRYVESLSAYARQFLGQMDKPDVDFIEGLSPAVSIDQKSTSRNPRSTVGTITEVYDYLRLLYARAGHPHCPVCGRPIGRQTPQSIVDQVLELEDGARFQVLAPVIRERKGEYADLFRTLQSQGYSRARVDGTVYQLTDVPKLKKQEKHTIEVVVDRLAVKESAKRRLTDSVETALRLSGGLVTLDFVDLPEDDDHRERVYSEHLYCPYDELSFEELEPRSFSFNSPFGACPECTGLGTRMEVDEELIVPDPSKSLDGGALAPWAPGSTSEYFDRLVTALGEALGFRTDVPFEKLPKKAREAVLHGYPEQVHVRYKNRYGRERSYYTSYEGVLPWVRRRYAEAESDASRERFEGFMREVPCPACGGTRLKPVVLAVTVGGKSIADVAALPIGECAEFLRTLKLSEREEQIAARVLKEVNERLQFLVDVGLHYLSLNRASATLAGGEAQRIRLATQIGSGLVGVLYVLDEPSIGLHQRDNHRLIETLIRLRDLGNTLIVVEHDEETIKVADWVVDIGPGAGEHGGQVVVSGTLDDLLAQEDSLTGAYLSGKRRIDIPPVRRPPTRDRALKVVGARANNLKDVTVGFPLGCFVAVTGVSGSGKSTLVNDILYTSLAKEIYNARAVPGRHKRIEGMALVDKVVHVDQSAIGRTPRSNPATYTGVFDVIRKLFAETQEAKVRGYQQGRFSFNVKGGRCEACSGDGTIKIEMNFLPDVYVPCEVCHGARYNRETLEVHYKGKSISEVLEMPIEEATEFFAPVERIARHLRTLKEVGLGYVRLGQPAPTLSGGEAQRVKLAAELQKRSTGKTIYVLDEPTTGLHFEDIRKLIGVLQGLVDKGNTVVVIEHNLDVVKTADWIIDMGPEGGTGGGTVVATGTPEQVAKVEASHTGGFLKEILGV; this is encoded by the coding sequence ATGACCGAACGAACCGCCGCCCGAGCCAGCGACCGCCTGGTGGTCCGCGGCGCACGGGAGCACAACCTCAAAGACGTCTCCCTCGACCTGCCGCGCGACGCGCTCATCGTGTTCACCGGGCTGTCCGGGTCGGGGAAGTCCAGCCTGGCCTTCGACACCATCTTCGCCGAGGGCCAGCGCCGCTACGTCGAGTCGCTGTCGGCGTACGCCCGGCAGTTCCTGGGGCAGATGGACAAACCCGACGTCGACTTCATCGAAGGGCTGTCGCCGGCGGTCTCCATCGACCAGAAGTCGACCTCGCGCAACCCGCGGTCGACCGTCGGCACCATCACCGAGGTCTACGACTACCTGCGCCTGCTGTACGCCCGGGCCGGGCACCCGCACTGTCCCGTGTGCGGCCGGCCGATCGGGCGGCAGACGCCGCAGTCCATCGTCGACCAGGTGCTCGAGCTCGAGGACGGCGCCCGGTTCCAGGTGCTGGCGCCGGTCATCCGCGAGCGCAAGGGCGAGTACGCCGACCTCTTCCGCACGCTGCAGTCGCAGGGCTATTCCCGCGCCCGCGTCGACGGCACGGTGTACCAGCTCACCGACGTCCCGAAGCTGAAGAAACAGGAGAAGCACACCATCGAGGTGGTGGTCGACCGGCTGGCGGTGAAGGAGTCCGCGAAGCGGCGGCTCACCGACTCCGTCGAGACGGCGCTGCGGCTGTCCGGCGGCCTGGTCACGCTCGACTTCGTCGACCTGCCCGAGGACGACGACCACCGCGAGCGGGTCTACTCCGAGCACCTGTACTGCCCGTACGACGAGCTGTCGTTCGAAGAGCTCGAGCCGCGGTCGTTCTCGTTCAACTCGCCGTTCGGCGCCTGCCCCGAGTGCACCGGACTGGGCACCCGCATGGAGGTCGACGAGGAACTGATCGTCCCCGACCCGTCCAAGAGCCTCGACGGCGGCGCGCTGGCCCCGTGGGCGCCCGGCAGCACGTCCGAGTACTTCGACCGGCTGGTCACCGCGCTGGGCGAGGCGCTCGGGTTCCGCACCGACGTGCCGTTCGAGAAGCTGCCGAAGAAGGCCCGCGAGGCCGTCCTGCACGGCTACCCCGAGCAGGTGCACGTCCGCTACAAGAACCGGTACGGCCGCGAGCGCTCCTACTACACGTCCTACGAGGGCGTGCTCCCGTGGGTGCGGCGCCGCTACGCCGAAGCCGAGTCCGACGCCAGCCGCGAGCGGTTCGAGGGCTTCATGCGCGAGGTGCCGTGCCCGGCCTGCGGCGGCACCCGGCTCAAGCCGGTGGTCCTGGCGGTGACGGTGGGCGGCAAGAGCATCGCCGACGTCGCCGCCCTGCCCATCGGCGAGTGCGCCGAGTTCCTGCGCACCCTGAAGCTGTCCGAGCGCGAGGAGCAGATCGCCGCGCGGGTGCTCAAGGAGGTCAACGAGCGGCTGCAGTTCCTGGTCGACGTCGGCCTGCACTACCTCAGCCTCAACCGCGCGTCGGCCACGCTGGCCGGCGGTGAGGCGCAGCGCATCCGGCTGGCCACGCAGATCGGGTCCGGCCTGGTCGGCGTGCTGTACGTGCTCGACGAGCCGTCCATCGGCCTGCACCAGCGCGACAACCACCGGCTGATCGAGACGCTCATCCGCCTGCGCGACCTCGGCAACACGCTGATCGTCGTCGAGCACGACGAAGAGACCATCAAGGTGGCCGACTGGGTGGTCGACATCGGCCCGGGCGCCGGCGAGCACGGCGGCCAGGTCGTCGTCAGCGGCACCCTCGACGACCTCCTGGCACAGGAAGACTCCCTGACGGGCGCGTACCTGTCCGGGAAGCGGCGCATCGACATCCCGCCGGTACGGCGTCCGCCCACCAGGGACCGCGCGCTCAAGGTCGTCGGGGCACGGGCCAACAACCTCAAGGACGTCACCGTCGGCTTCCCGCTCGGCTGCTTCGTCGCCGTCACCGGCGTCAGCGGCTCGGGCAAGTCGACGCTGGTCAACGACATCCTCTACACCTCGCTGGCGAAGGAGATCTACAACGCCAGGGCGGTGCCGGGCCGGCACAAGCGCATCGAGGGCATGGCCCTGGTCGACAAGGTCGTGCACGTCGACCAGTCGGCCATCGGCCGCACGCCGCGCAGCAACCCGGCCACCTACACCGGCGTCTTCGACGTCATCCGCAAGCTGTTCGCCGAGACGCAGGAGGCGAAGGTCCGCGGCTACCAGCAGGGCCGGTTCTCGTTCAACGTCAAGGGCGGGCGCTGCGAGGCGTGCTCCGGCGACGGCACGATCAAGATCGAGATGAACTTCCTGCCCGACGTCTACGTGCCCTGCGAGGTCTGCCACGGCGCCCGCTACAACCGCGAGACGCTCGAGGTGCACTACAAGGGCAAGAGCATCTCCGAGGTGCTCGAGATGCCGATCGAGGAGGCGACGGAGTTCTTCGCCCCGGTCGAGCGCATCGCCCGGCACCTGCGCACGCTCAAAGAGGTCGGGCTGGGGTACGTGCGGCTCGGCCAGCCGGCGCCGACGCTGTCCGGCGGCGAGGCGCAGCGGGTCAAGCTGGCGGCCGAGCTGCAAAAACGGTCCACCGGCAAGACCATCTACGTCCTCGACGAGCCCACCACCGGGCTGCACTTCGAAGACATCCGCAAGCTCATCGGCGTGCTGCAGGGTCTGGTCGACAAGGGCAACACGGTCGTCGTCATCGAGCACAACCTCGACGTCGTCAAGACCGCCGACTGGATCATCGACATGGGCCCCGAGGGCGGCACCGGCGGCGGTACCGTCGTCGCGACCGGCACGCCCGAGCAGGTGGCCAAGGTCGAGGCGTCGCACACCGGCGGGTTCCTCAAGGAGATCCTCGGGGTCTGA
- a CDS encoding maleylpyruvate isomerase family mycothiol-dependent enzyme encodes MSSDSGDVPAAGPVTAATERLIATAATLDDADLAASSLCPGWTRAHVLTHVARNADGLSNLLAWARTGRENPMYPSTEARNADIEAGAGRPAAEIVDDLRVSADRFVRAVMEMPDDGWERQVRRGPAATGDPLPGRRVLWLRLRELEIHHVDLSTGYSPADWPPAFVRRALDETVRAFGRRDDVPALTLEIDGAGVEHLGAEAPVTVGGEPAELLSWLTGRSGGDGLRVEPAGRLPALPSWL; translated from the coding sequence ATGTCCTCTGATTCCGGTGACGTGCCCGCCGCCGGGCCGGTGACCGCCGCGACCGAGCGCCTCATCGCGACGGCCGCCACGCTGGACGACGCTGACCTGGCCGCGTCCAGTCTATGTCCCGGCTGGACCCGCGCCCACGTGCTCACGCATGTGGCCCGCAATGCCGACGGGCTGTCCAACCTGCTGGCCTGGGCGCGCACCGGGCGCGAGAACCCGATGTACCCGAGCACCGAGGCGCGCAACGCCGACATCGAGGCCGGCGCCGGCCGTCCCGCCGCCGAGATCGTCGACGACCTGCGGGTTTCCGCCGACCGCTTCGTCCGCGCCGTCATGGAGATGCCCGACGACGGCTGGGAGCGGCAGGTGCGCCGCGGCCCGGCCGCCACCGGCGACCCGCTGCCCGGGCGGCGGGTGCTGTGGCTGCGGCTGCGCGAGCTCGAGATCCACCACGTCGACCTCTCGACCGGCTACTCCCCCGCCGACTGGCCGCCCGCGTTCGTCCGCCGCGCGCTCGACGAGACGGTGCGCGCGTTCGGCCGCCGCGACGACGTCCCCGCCCTCACGCTCGAGATCGACGGCGCCGGCGTCGAGCACCTGGGCGCCGAGGCGCCCGTCACGGTCGGCGGCGAGCCGGCCGAGCTGCTGAGCTGGCTGACCGGCCGGTCCGGCGGCGACGGCCTGCGGGTCGAGCCGGCCGGCCGGCTGCCGGCGCTGCCGTCCTGGCTGTGA
- a CDS encoding MBL fold metallo-hydrolase, translating into MSTYSGHVTPGGVPDVHELARLVVMKASVGGSWDNNVYVLRDRFSGDELLVDAAAEPARVLALCGEGPLRYVVTTHRHPDHWGALAEVAAATGAVTVAHAADAPAIPVPTTLVAGDGDRLAFGSVTVELIHLAGHTPGGLAVLYDDPTGPPHLWTGDSLFPGGLGRTRSADDFASLLDDVERKLFDRLPDETWVYPGHGDDTTLGAERPQLAEWRDRGW; encoded by the coding sequence GTGAGCACGTACTCCGGCCACGTGACGCCCGGCGGCGTGCCGGACGTCCACGAGCTGGCCCGGCTGGTCGTCATGAAGGCGTCCGTCGGCGGAAGCTGGGACAACAACGTCTACGTGCTGCGCGACCGCTTCAGCGGCGACGAGCTGCTGGTCGACGCCGCCGCCGAGCCGGCGCGGGTGCTGGCGCTGTGCGGCGAGGGCCCGCTGCGCTACGTCGTCACGACCCACCGCCACCCCGACCACTGGGGCGCCCTGGCCGAGGTGGCGGCCGCGACCGGTGCCGTGACGGTGGCGCACGCGGCCGACGCGCCGGCGATCCCGGTGCCGACGACGCTGGTGGCGGGCGACGGCGACCGGCTGGCGTTCGGCTCCGTTACCGTGGAGCTGATCCACCTGGCCGGCCACACGCCCGGCGGCCTCGCCGTCCTGTACGACGACCCGACCGGCCCGCCGCACCTCTGGACCGGCGACTCCCTGTTCCCCGGCGGCCTCGGCCGGACGCGGTCGGCTGACGACTTCGCGTCCCTGCTGGACGATGTGGAGCGCAAGCTGTTCGACCGGCTGCCCGACGAGACCTGGGTCTACCCCGGCCACGGCGACGACACCACCCTCGGCGCCGAGCGTCCTCAGCTGGCCGAGTGGCGTGATCGGGGCTGGTAG
- a CDS encoding IS1380 family transposase, producing MRLSHVWSKAMPRFDDENLVSCAGLVPVMALAEQAGLSELISSKVAVGSVRVKSAGVNPAGKITSIVAGMAAGADCIDDLDVVRSGGMGRLFGGVYAPATLGQFLREFTHGHALQLASVARAHLVGLVTTTGLLPGIGTRAFVDIDSLLRPVYGHAKQGASFGHTKIAGRQVLRKGLSPLATSISTEHGAPVVAGIRLRAGRAGSGKGAATMVAEAIRTARAAGAAGEILVRGDSAYGNSVVVGACVRAGARFSVALTKNRAVSRAIATIPADAWTPVHYPGAVVDPDTGQLISDAHVAEVPFTAFGSKAKKHQVTARLIVRRVRDRAKTDELFPVWRHHPFFTDNTEPTADADITHRAHAIIETVFADLIDGPLAHLPSGRFAANAAWATCAAMTHNLLRAAGTLTSPRHAVARGATLRRQIVTVPARLARPQRRRVLHLPTHWPWAQQWTRLWNHVLATGPPAAAA from the coding sequence GTGCGACTATCTCACGTCTGGTCGAAGGCGATGCCGAGGTTCGATGACGAGAATCTCGTGTCGTGCGCGGGGCTGGTGCCGGTGATGGCCTTGGCCGAGCAGGCTGGCCTGTCCGAGCTGATCTCGTCCAAGGTCGCGGTCGGCTCGGTGAGGGTGAAGTCGGCCGGCGTGAACCCGGCGGGCAAGATCACCTCGATCGTGGCGGGGATGGCTGCCGGCGCGGACTGCATCGACGATCTGGACGTGGTCCGTTCCGGCGGGATGGGCCGGTTGTTCGGCGGCGTGTATGCGCCGGCCACGCTGGGGCAGTTCCTGCGGGAGTTCACCCATGGCCATGCCCTGCAGTTGGCCTCGGTCGCGCGGGCGCATCTGGTCGGCCTCGTCACGACGACGGGGCTGTTGCCCGGGATCGGGACTCGGGCGTTCGTCGACATCGATTCGCTGCTGCGCCCGGTCTACGGGCACGCCAAGCAGGGCGCCAGCTTCGGGCACACCAAGATCGCCGGGCGGCAGGTGCTCCGCAAGGGCCTGTCGCCGCTGGCCACCAGCATCAGTACCGAGCACGGTGCGCCGGTGGTGGCCGGGATCCGGCTACGGGCCGGGCGGGCCGGTTCCGGGAAGGGCGCGGCGACGATGGTCGCCGAGGCGATCCGGACCGCCCGCGCCGCCGGCGCGGCGGGTGAGATCCTGGTCCGCGGTGATTCGGCCTACGGCAACAGCGTCGTCGTCGGCGCCTGCGTGAGGGCGGGGGCCCGGTTCTCCGTGGCGCTGACCAAGAACCGTGCGGTGAGCAGGGCGATCGCGACCATCCCCGCCGACGCGTGGACACCGGTGCACTACCCCGGCGCGGTCGTCGACCCGGACACCGGGCAGTTGATCTCCGACGCCCACGTCGCCGAAGTACCGTTCACCGCGTTCGGCTCCAAGGCCAAGAAGCACCAGGTCACCGCCCGGCTGATCGTGCGCCGGGTCCGCGACCGCGCCAAGACCGATGAACTGTTCCCGGTCTGGCGGCACCACCCGTTCTTCACCGACAACACCGAACCGACCGCCGACGCGGACATCACCCACCGCGCGCACGCGATCATCGAGACCGTGTTCGCCGACCTCATCGACGGGCCGCTGGCCCACCTGCCGTCTGGCCGGTTCGCCGCGAACGCCGCCTGGGCGACCTGCGCCGCGATGACCCACAACCTGCTCCGCGCCGCCGGCACCCTGACCAGTCCGCGGCATGCCGTCGCGCGCGGCGCGACACTGCGCCGACAGATCGTCACCGTGCCCGCCCGGCTGGCCCGCCCGCAACGCCGCCGCGTGTTGCACCTGCCCACGCACTGGCCCTGGGCCCAGCAGTGGACCCGCCTCTGGAACCACGTGCTCGCCACCGGGCCACCCGCCGCGGCGGCCTGA
- a CDS encoding TerC family protein codes for MNLPVWFEVGTFVVLVLLLVLDLLIVTRRPHAPSIREASLWVAFYVGLAVVFGIVLGFVGHGQASGEFFAGWLTEYSLSVDNLFIFVIIMAQFRVPRKYQQSVLMFGILTAIVLRGVFILLGAALINEFAWVFYIFGAFLVYTAVRLANQQVHHEEHDDEYENAFVRRAQKVLPMTKEYHGVKLRITENGKRLYTPMVIVFLSIASADLLFAVDSIPAIFGLTQEAFIVFTANIFALMGLRQLYFLIGGLLEKLVYLSAGLAVILAFIGVKLVMHALHENNLPFVNGGEPFHSVPEVPIWLSLTVIIGTLLVTTVLSLLKSRRDLRNGVAEGGSAGADRDEVEDGSADADLVDEANEATAADHDRR; via the coding sequence TTGAACCTGCCCGTGTGGTTCGAAGTCGGCACGTTCGTCGTGCTCGTCCTGCTACTCGTGCTCGACCTCCTCATCGTCACGCGCCGCCCGCATGCCCCGTCCATCCGCGAGGCCAGCCTGTGGGTGGCGTTCTACGTCGGGCTCGCGGTGGTGTTCGGCATCGTCCTGGGGTTCGTCGGCCACGGCCAGGCGTCCGGCGAGTTCTTCGCCGGCTGGCTCACCGAGTACAGCCTCAGTGTCGACAACCTGTTCATCTTCGTCATCATCATGGCCCAGTTCAGGGTGCCCAGGAAGTACCAGCAATCGGTACTGATGTTCGGCATCCTCACGGCCATCGTGCTGCGCGGTGTGTTCATCCTGCTCGGCGCGGCGCTGATCAACGAGTTCGCCTGGGTGTTCTACATCTTCGGCGCGTTCCTCGTGTACACCGCGGTCCGGCTGGCCAACCAGCAGGTCCACCACGAGGAGCACGACGACGAGTACGAGAACGCGTTCGTCCGCCGCGCCCAGAAGGTGCTGCCGATGACCAAGGAGTACCACGGCGTCAAGCTGCGCATCACCGAGAACGGCAAGCGCCTCTACACGCCGATGGTCATCGTGTTCCTGTCCATCGCCTCGGCCGACCTGCTGTTCGCCGTCGACTCCATCCCGGCCATCTTCGGGCTCACGCAAGAGGCGTTCATCGTCTTCACCGCGAACATCTTCGCGCTGATGGGGCTGCGGCAGCTGTACTTCCTCATCGGCGGGCTGCTGGAGAAGCTGGTCTACCTCTCCGCCGGCCTGGCCGTCATCCTCGCGTTCATCGGCGTGAAGCTCGTCATGCACGCCCTGCACGAGAACAACCTGCCGTTCGTCAACGGCGGCGAGCCGTTCCACAGCGTGCCCGAGGTGCCCATCTGGCTGTCGCTGACGGTCATCATCGGGACCTTGCTGGTCACGACGGTGCTGAGCCTGCTCAAATCCCGGCGGGACCTCCGCAACGGCGTCGCGGAGGGTGGCTCGGCCGGTGCTGACCGCGACGAGGTCGAGGACGGCTCGGCCGACGCGGACCTGGTGGACGAGGCGAACGAGGCCACCGCGGCCGACCACGACCGCCGCTGA
- a CDS encoding helix-turn-helix domain-containing protein gives MLEQLGLSDEEQTVYLALLDHARPATAAELGSAAASDLPPDAVEKLLDGLERRGVADRLPGEPPTYRLVDPALAFAETLAARERDLQRSRVLVDELAVRHRRRHDAVEPGDLVEIVTGSDATARRLVDVYSSARTQVRAMERPPYGVVNSEANPIEVELLRAGVRHRVLYEQSAVDLPGRLADLLGGIAAGEEARVVPTLPARMLLIDDRLAMIPARAGALITDQLLVVHPSGLLDVLAELFEETWLRAMPLRLAPSDQDGQVDDDRVILNLLAAGLTEQSIARHVGASQRTVQRRIKEISGRLGARTRFQAGLQAARNGVL, from the coding sequence ATGCTGGAACAGCTCGGCCTCAGCGACGAGGAGCAGACCGTCTACCTCGCCCTGCTGGACCACGCCCGGCCGGCGACGGCGGCGGAGCTGGGGTCCGCCGCGGCGTCCGACCTGCCGCCCGACGCCGTCGAGAAGCTGCTGGACGGGCTCGAGCGGCGCGGCGTGGCCGACCGGCTGCCGGGGGAGCCGCCCACTTACCGCCTGGTCGACCCCGCGCTGGCGTTCGCCGAGACGCTGGCGGCCCGCGAGCGCGACCTGCAGCGCAGCCGCGTCCTCGTCGACGAGCTGGCCGTGCGGCACCGCCGCCGCCACGACGCCGTCGAGCCCGGCGACCTCGTCGAGATCGTCACCGGCTCCGACGCGACCGCCCGCCGCCTGGTCGACGTCTACAGCAGCGCCCGCACACAGGTCCGGGCCATGGAGCGGCCGCCGTACGGCGTCGTCAACAGCGAGGCGAACCCGATCGAGGTCGAGCTGCTGCGAGCCGGCGTCCGGCACCGCGTCCTCTACGAGCAGAGCGCCGTCGACCTGCCCGGCCGGCTCGCCGACCTGCTGGGTGGCATCGCCGCTGGTGAGGAGGCGCGGGTCGTGCCGACGCTGCCGGCCCGGATGCTGCTGATCGACGACCGGCTGGCGATGATCCCGGCCCGGGCCGGCGCGCTGATCACCGACCAGCTGCTGGTCGTCCACCCGAGCGGGCTGCTGGACGTGCTGGCCGAGCTGTTCGAGGAGACCTGGCTGCGGGCGATGCCGCTGCGGCTGGCCCCCAGCGACCAGGACGGCCAGGTCGACGACGACCGCGTCATCCTGAACCTGCTGGCCGCGGGGCTGACGGAGCAGTCGATCGCCCGGCACGTCGGCGCCAGCCAGCGCACCGTCCAGCGGCGGATCAAGGAGATCAGCGGCCGGCTGGGCGCCCGGACGCGGTTCCAGGCGGGGCTCCAGGCCGCCCGCAACGGCGTGCTCTAG